In Zobellia roscoffensis, the following are encoded in one genomic region:
- a CDS encoding DUF6747 family protein: protein MRKLLIFKEIYVEAFRDWTFKMLTKYFKVYSWFCFALLMVAVYALIYRLSTGFVFA, encoded by the coding sequence ATGCGAAAATTATTAATTTTCAAGGAAATTTATGTAGAGGCTTTTAGAGACTGGACTTTTAAAATGCTCACCAAGTATTTTAAAGTATACTCGTGGTTTTGTTTTGCTTTATTGATGGTTGCTGTATATGCACTTATTTACAGGCTCTCTACGGGCTTTGTATTCGCTTAA
- a CDS encoding DUF4837 family protein: MKQAGTLFLLFSLALLSCKDGKNQNYLPTSVGAINSMVVVIDNELWKGNVGDSIRSHFAAPVVGMPMDEPLFTIDQIAPKFFTGSVRNTRSILYVVEDSLNLAHIKSDMYASPQRVGVIKGTTKAEVIENIDAEADEIIAAFKDMEIEAAQKRFNRSLNKETELQDKFGVKLKIPSIYKVGKQEDNFVWIDREIQKGTANIVVYEMPANSFDSDSTLVKDIVAMRDSIGAKYIPGPDVTGKITHMRTEPAFAPYVYPVEIAGLKGVEVRGLWDIKNYPMAGPFLTYILNDKVNNRKLVLEGFVFAPATQKRNDLFELEAILKTLKIESLAK; this comes from the coding sequence ATGAAACAAGCTGGAACACTATTTTTACTCTTTTCCTTAGCACTTTTATCCTGTAAAGACGGCAAGAATCAAAACTACCTTCCTACCTCAGTTGGAGCCATAAACTCTATGGTTGTTGTGATTGATAACGAATTATGGAAAGGTAACGTGGGCGATAGTATCAGAAGTCATTTTGCAGCCCCTGTAGTTGGTATGCCTATGGATGAGCCTCTGTTTACCATAGATCAAATAGCACCTAAATTTTTTACGGGTTCCGTTAGAAATACGCGCTCTATTCTTTATGTAGTGGAAGATTCATTGAATCTGGCGCATATAAAAAGTGACATGTATGCTTCTCCACAACGTGTTGGGGTTATTAAAGGCACAACTAAAGCAGAGGTCATTGAAAATATTGACGCTGAAGCAGATGAAATTATTGCTGCTTTTAAAGATATGGAGATCGAAGCGGCCCAAAAGCGCTTTAATCGTTCATTAAACAAAGAAACTGAGTTACAGGATAAGTTTGGTGTCAAATTAAAAATACCCTCAATCTACAAAGTAGGTAAGCAAGAAGACAATTTTGTATGGATTGACCGTGAAATACAAAAGGGCACAGCTAATATTGTTGTATATGAGATGCCTGCTAACAGTTTTGATAGTGATTCTACCTTGGTGAAGGATATAGTGGCTATGCGGGACTCTATTGGGGCTAAATATATTCCTGGACCGGATGTTACCGGTAAAATAACCCACATGCGTACGGAGCCAGCATTTGCTCCTTACGTATATCCTGTAGAGATAGCTGGCTTAAAAGGGGTTGAAGTAAGAGGGCTTTGGGATATTAAAAATTACCCAATGGCCGGGCCGTTTTTGACCTATATTCTAAACGATAAGGTAAACAATAGAAAATTGGTTCTTGAAGGTTTTGTCTTTGCTCCTGCTACGCAAAAGAGAAATGACCTTTTTGAATTAGAGGCCATATTAAAGACCTTAAAAATAGAAAGTTTAGCAAAATAG
- a CDS encoding LysM peptidoglycan-binding domain-containing protein, whose amino-acid sequence MVKNRKRFFIIFSSLVLAMPLVAQEQERDSVVGSQNPTDEIVADTLAMDLNGIEQMEQMALDSTEINDSPIGLKKDSLDLSFKLRDLPEAAKYDSLWMKELYANASLSDEMFREVEHLDYDKTYPTSLPTDTLKARLERLNQKTPFNIAYNPSLENVIKSFLFRKRDLMERMLTVSQFYFPLFEQELDNYNIPLEMKYLSIVESALNPRARSRVGATGLWQFMYGTGKQYQLDVSSYVDDRRDPIKATTAACQFLSKLYDIYGDWDLALAAYNSGPGNVNKAIRRSGGHKNYWNLRRYLPRETAGYVPAFLATMYLFEYAEEHGIKGKKIERAYFETDTVHIKSIITFDQISELTGVSKEELKVLNPSYKLDVIPFVEGKTHALRLPKYAMGSFVHNEDAIYAHIKKEMDSEESPLPQMVKEAEQNRIRYKVRSGDFLGKIAERYGVGVSQLKQWNGLRSNNLRIGQRLTIFPRKMPSAAVVSTKTSTSSKSFPPGTKTHTVRSGDSLWTISKKYPGISVENLRQWNGISGKNLKPGTKLKLCECSS is encoded by the coding sequence ATGGTAAAAAACAGAAAGCGTTTTTTTATAATATTTTCAAGTCTTGTTTTGGCCATGCCTTTGGTAGCCCAAGAGCAGGAACGGGATTCTGTTGTGGGTTCTCAAAATCCAACAGATGAGATTGTCGCAGATACATTGGCAATGGATTTGAACGGCATTGAGCAGATGGAGCAAATGGCTCTTGATAGTACTGAAATTAACGATAGTCCTATCGGCCTCAAAAAGGATAGTTTAGACTTGTCTTTTAAGCTTCGGGATTTACCTGAAGCCGCTAAATATGATAGCCTTTGGATGAAGGAACTTTATGCAAACGCATCGCTATCTGATGAAATGTTTCGTGAAGTAGAGCATTTAGATTACGATAAGACCTACCCTACTTCTCTTCCAACGGACACGCTTAAAGCACGTTTGGAAAGGTTGAACCAAAAAACACCGTTTAACATAGCTTACAATCCCTCTTTAGAGAATGTGATCAAATCATTTCTTTTTAGAAAAAGAGATTTGATGGAGCGTATGTTGACCGTGAGCCAATTCTATTTTCCGCTGTTTGAGCAGGAATTAGATAATTACAATATTCCATTAGAAATGAAATATCTTTCTATTGTAGAATCTGCATTGAATCCACGAGCCCGTTCTCGTGTTGGAGCAACCGGGCTATGGCAGTTTATGTACGGCACTGGTAAGCAGTATCAATTGGACGTGTCTAGTTATGTAGATGATCGTCGTGATCCTATAAAAGCAACCACGGCAGCTTGCCAATTTCTTTCTAAACTTTATGACATTTATGGCGATTGGGATTTGGCCCTTGCGGCTTATAATTCTGGTCCTGGCAATGTAAACAAGGCTATTAGGAGATCTGGTGGGCACAAAAATTATTGGAACTTACGCCGGTACTTGCCTAGAGAAACTGCGGGGTATGTTCCTGCATTTTTGGCTACCATGTATCTTTTTGAATATGCTGAAGAGCATGGAATAAAAGGAAAAAAAATAGAACGAGCTTATTTTGAAACGGATACAGTACACATAAAAAGCATCATAACGTTTGACCAAATTTCTGAGTTAACTGGTGTTAGTAAGGAGGAATTAAAGGTATTGAACCCTTCTTATAAATTAGATGTTATTCCTTTTGTTGAAGGGAAAACACATGCGTTACGTTTACCTAAATACGCTATGGGAAGCTTTGTTCATAATGAAGATGCCATTTATGCCCACATTAAAAAGGAAATGGATAGCGAAGAGAGCCCGCTGCCACAAATGGTAAAGGAGGCGGAACAGAACCGTATTCGTTACAAAGTTCGTAGCGGAGATTTTCTGGGCAAAATAGCGGAACGCTATGGAGTTGGTGTAAGCCAGCTAAAACAATGGAATGGCTTACGCAGTAATAACCTTAGAATTGGGCAACGACTTACAATTTTTCCAAGAAAAATGCCTAGTGCAGCAGTTGTTTCAACAAAAACATCAACTTCTTCAAAGAGTTTTCCTCCAGGCACAAAGACCCACACAGTGCGCAGTGGAGACTCACTTTGGACCATCTCAAAAAAATATCCAGGAATTTCTGTTGAAAATTTACGACAATGGAACGGTATTAGTGGTAAGAATCTAAAACCGGGCACAAAATTGAAATTGTGCGAATGTTCATCGTAA
- a CDS encoding phosphoglycerate kinase yields MKTVNDFNFENKKALIRVDFNVPLDEDFNVADATRIEAAKPTIIKVLEDGGSAILMSHLGRPKGQKNADLSLQHIANKVSDVIGVTVKFVADCVGDVAEKAAADLKPGEILLLENLRFHAEEEKGDEGFAEQLSKLGDIYINDAFGTAHRAHASTTIVAKFFTDKKCFGFLLAKEIEAIDKVMQTGEKPVLAILGGAKVSSKITIIENILDKVDHLIVGGGMTYTFVKAQGGQVGDSICEDDKMDLAMDILKQAKEKNVEVHIPVDVLAADDFANDANTQIVDVTKIPDGWQGLDAGPKTLENFKEVILKSKTILWNGPIGVFEMESFAKGTIALGNYIDEATQGGAFSLVGGGDSVAAVKQFGFDDKVSYVSTGGGAMLESLEGKTLPGIAAIIG; encoded by the coding sequence ATGAAAACTGTAAACGACTTTAATTTTGAAAATAAGAAAGCCCTCATTCGCGTTGATTTCAACGTTCCTTTGGATGAGGATTTCAATGTTGCCGATGCTACCCGTATAGAAGCGGCAAAACCAACAATTATAAAAGTGCTAGAAGATGGTGGTAGCGCCATTTTAATGAGCCATTTGGGAAGACCAAAGGGACAAAAAAATGCCGATCTATCTTTGCAGCATATTGCTAACAAAGTTTCAGACGTTATTGGTGTTACCGTAAAATTTGTTGCTGATTGCGTAGGTGATGTAGCCGAAAAAGCAGCAGCTGATCTTAAGCCAGGAGAAATACTATTGTTGGAAAACTTAAGGTTTCACGCGGAAGAAGAAAAAGGGGATGAAGGTTTTGCCGAACAACTTTCTAAATTAGGTGATATTTATATTAATGACGCCTTTGGTACTGCGCACAGAGCTCATGCCTCAACCACTATTGTGGCAAAGTTTTTTACTGATAAAAAATGTTTCGGATTTTTGTTAGCCAAAGAAATTGAAGCAATTGATAAGGTAATGCAAACGGGTGAAAAGCCAGTTTTAGCAATTTTAGGAGGAGCGAAAGTTTCTTCCAAAATTACTATTATCGAAAATATACTGGATAAAGTAGATCACCTAATTGTTGGCGGTGGTATGACATATACTTTTGTAAAAGCACAGGGCGGTCAAGTAGGCGATTCTATCTGTGAGGATGATAAAATGGACTTGGCAATGGACATCCTAAAACAAGCCAAAGAAAAGAACGTGGAAGTTCATATTCCTGTTGATGTATTGGCCGCAGATGATTTTGCAAACGATGCAAACACACAAATTGTAGACGTAACCAAAATACCTGACGGATGGCAAGGTTTGGACGCAGGTCCAAAAACTTTGGAGAACTTTAAAGAGGTAATCTTAAAGTCAAAAACCATTCTTTGGAACGGTCCTATTGGTGTTTTTGAAATGGAGAGCTTCGCAAAAGGAACTATCGCTTTAGGTAATTATATTGATGAGGCTACGCAAGGCGGTGCTTTTTCACTTGTAGGAGGTGGTGATTCCGTTGCTGCCGTTAAGCAGTTCGGTTTTGATGATAAGGTAAGTTATGTTTCTACTGGAGGTGGCGCTATGTTAGAAAGCTTAGAGGGAAAAACCCTGCCTGGTATTGCTGCAATAATCGGCTAA
- a CDS encoding DNA polymerase III subunit: MLFNDILGLSHIKTHLATSANAGRIPHAQLFVGPEGSGTLPMAIAYAQYVICGNSGGENNGENQSCNLKFGALSHPDMHFAFPVSNSDKVKSHAVSNHYMEEWRKFVKEQPYGNLFDWYRLIGIEKKQGQIGVDEAQDVVKKLVLKSYEGGHKVMLIWMAEKMNTAAANKLLKLIEEPPNKTVFILITEDEEQIIQTIRSRCQVLHFPPLAEEAMANALIEKGALREEALRIAHEANGNFNKALDLLNEDSEDLIFEKWFVQWVRSAFKAKGNKSAIQDLIMWSEEVAKTGRETQKKFLHYCITVMRQAMLINFNAKDLAFMRIHTDGFSLDKFAPFIHENNILTIVKELEDAIYHIERNGNSKIILTDLSIKLTRLLHRKAA; this comes from the coding sequence ATGCTGTTCAACGACATTTTAGGGCTATCACATATTAAGACTCATTTGGCAACTAGTGCCAACGCAGGTAGAATTCCGCACGCACAGTTATTTGTAGGACCAGAGGGCTCTGGAACCTTGCCTATGGCTATTGCTTATGCGCAATATGTTATTTGCGGCAACAGTGGGGGAGAGAACAACGGAGAAAACCAAAGTTGCAATCTTAAATTTGGTGCGCTTTCTCATCCGGATATGCATTTTGCTTTTCCCGTTTCCAACTCTGACAAGGTAAAAAGCCATGCGGTCAGTAATCACTATATGGAAGAATGGCGAAAATTTGTAAAAGAACAACCCTACGGAAATCTTTTTGACTGGTACCGTTTAATAGGTATTGAAAAAAAACAAGGTCAGATTGGTGTTGATGAAGCTCAGGATGTTGTTAAGAAACTAGTTTTAAAATCATACGAAGGGGGACATAAAGTAATGTTGATTTGGATGGCCGAAAAAATGAATACTGCGGCTGCCAACAAGCTTTTAAAACTAATTGAAGAGCCCCCTAATAAAACCGTCTTTATTCTCATTACCGAAGACGAGGAACAAATTATACAGACCATACGTTCTCGCTGCCAAGTTTTACATTTTCCCCCTCTTGCGGAAGAAGCTATGGCCAATGCCCTAATAGAAAAAGGAGCGCTAAGAGAGGAAGCCCTTCGTATAGCTCATGAAGCTAACGGAAATTTTAACAAGGCGCTAGATTTACTGAACGAAGATTCTGAAGACCTAATTTTTGAAAAATGGTTTGTACAATGGGTTCGTAGTGCTTTTAAGGCTAAAGGAAACAAAAGTGCTATCCAAGACCTTATTATGTGGAGTGAAGAAGTGGCTAAAACTGGTCGTGAGACTCAAAAGAAGTTTTTACACTACTGCATAACCGTAATGCGCCAAGCTATGCTCATTAATTTTAATGCGAAGGACCTTGCTTTTATGCGCATTCATACTGATGGTTTTAGCCTAGACAAATTTGCTCCTTTTATTCATGAAAACAACATTCTAACTATTGTAAAAGAACTTGAGGATGCTATTTACCATATTGAACGAAACGGAAATTCTAAAATTATACTTACAGACCTTTCCATAAAGCTAACGCGCTTGTTGCATAGAAAAGCAGCATAA
- a CDS encoding DoxX family protein, whose translation MDTFLHYATEILILFFLIIVFVQSSIDKVFDWKGNLSWLKEHFAGTPLENLVPLLLSTLVLIEMASGILCAVGLYQILILGESSIALYGSILSCISLLMLMFGQRMAKDYEGAKTIAVYFMPAIFLVYILQK comes from the coding sequence ATGGACACATTTCTCCACTATGCTACCGAAATTTTAATCCTATTTTTTTTAATAATTGTTTTTGTTCAAAGTAGTATTGACAAAGTGTTTGACTGGAAAGGCAATCTTTCTTGGTTAAAAGAACACTTTGCCGGGACTCCATTAGAAAACTTAGTTCCGCTTCTATTGAGCACGTTAGTTCTAATAGAGATGGCATCCGGCATTTTATGTGCTGTAGGTCTATATCAAATATTAATACTAGGAGAAAGTAGCATTGCACTTTACGGCAGTATACTTTCCTGCATTTCTTTACTAATGCTAATGTTTGGCCAAAGAATGGCAAAAGATTATGAAGGTGCAAAAACCATTGCTGTCTATTTCATGCCCGCTATATTCCTAGTGTATATACTTCAAAAGTAA